From the genome of Phoenix dactylifera cultivar Barhee BC4 chromosome 17, palm_55x_up_171113_PBpolish2nd_filt_p, whole genome shotgun sequence:
CTTCCTCCATTCATCTCTCAGAGCAGTTATGTCCATCGACTTATAAAACAAGCATCTCAACTACAACTCAAATAACTAGAAAAGTTAGCTTTCTTTTGTTCAAGGGAAACATAAAAACGTTAGATTAACTTAAATATTAACTGACTAGTCAAGTTCTGTCGATATGCGGTCAATTATATGAACCGTGAAAGCCAGAGGAAATCTAAAAACCAGATCTCATCCTAACCTTAGCTCTCTTTGACTTGAAGTCAAGTTCCTAAAGGAGACTTTGGACAATCGAAGAGCCTGCTATGAAATAAAAAAACTTGGTATATATGAAACTTCGATAATTATCCAAGCTCATAGGCTATCGATATCCCATTAGATGCTAGCAAAAGTGAATTGGTCGCTAATAGGCTATCATTCCATTATAAAGATTCCATTAAGATGACCATCTTTATGTCTAGAGAAGACACAATGAACGCCTTTCATTGCTTCCAGCGAACTACTATTCCATCCCAAATGACATGAAAGGAAGGACGCTCTCTGTACATGCCCAGAAGACTTCCCATGGATCTTTCCCCAAGGCCTAAACACTTCTCTCCCTTCGGAAGGAAGCCTTGCTAGCTAGCTTACATACATTTCATTTGCCGAGATGATGAAACTAATCAGTTCTCACCAAGAGATGGCGATGCACTGAACGTAGGGGGAACAATGATTGAAGAGGAGACCTTGAACCTCCTGCTGCATGTCAGCTCTTTCTCCCCTCTTCCACCAACCTCGCCACCATCAATTCCCCACATCATCTGATCACTGAAGCCACGCTGTGGAATCCCCACATCACAAGCATTCATCGGTTCATCCCAAGAGTTGGTTGCATGAGGCCCGAGGCCGACGCACTCCGATGAGCCCCATTCAGATTGCTCCTCGGCTGGCCGGGGAACTATGAAGCTCGGTTGCACCGACTTCTCGATGCTCACCGTATCCATCAGACACTGCTGGAAGCTGTTGCCCCTACAATGGAAGATACTGGCGAAGGTGAATTGGTCACTGACCCTTGTCTTGGATGACCTATTATTATCGGCTGTCCTTGCCATGATgttctggaagttcttgctcaaCCTCGCCCTCAATGAAGAgaatccgccgccgccgccgcctcgccGAACATCGGAATCCAAGAAGAAGGGACCATTAGCTGAGGAGAAGTCCCTTGGTGGGGAATTGGGATTGGTCACGAAGTTGGTACGTGCATTCTCGCCACGCAGTGCCCGGGCAGCCTCATCATAGGCCCTCGCAGCCTCCTCAGGGGTGTCGAAGGTCCCGAGCCAGAGCCGTAAGCGCTGAGAGGAGTCCTTTATCTCTGCAACCCATCTCCCTGAGGGCCGCTGCCGGACTCCGACGAAGCGGCGGCCGTTGCTTGACTTGGGTGGCTGTTTTGGGGTGGTGGCCTTGGGGCTCTCAGTTCCTGCCATGGCTGCGAGTTGAAAGGTGACTTTGAGAAGGTTGGTGGGGTTATGGAGATGGGAAGTATGGAATGATACATTGGCACTCCTACCATTCACCATCATATATACCGGGATGACTCCAAGAGGGGAGGGAAGGCATATGCTACGTTCTCATTATTCTTTGATCTCTTTGTCGTATCCTTGGTTCTTTTATTCCCATTCTCTTGCTCGGAGCTATTTGCAGCTTGTCTTCTTGTTATTGAGGTGGACGTGCTAGTTTAGTTTAGTTTAAGCTCATCATGGCCATTTGGTTGGTGCTGGGTTTTTTATTGAGTTTGTTACTCTCACTGTGAGTTCGGCTAGACAAGACGGCATTCTTATTATAGTTAGATATCGTGTTGTTAATAACAGTAACTGGAAAGTAAGGATTAGGTGTTATCGAAGGAGACACAAATTACAGAGATAGATGGGAGATATATTAAGGGAGTAAGAATAAACTTTGCCGAGAGGAAACAAGAagatacatctatatatatctatagcttatatatatatatatattctatacTATATAACCTATATTATATAatctatttaattataaccttaacctatataaaattttcttttcatttttataaaagTGGTATATCCGCCCTCATCTTATATATACGGATTCAAAGGGAGCAATAATTACGATATACCACGCCAGCTGACTAATTTTTGAGCGACTTATTTGAGTTGCTCAGacattatcttttattttttttataattatagtaGAGTAATGTTATGGCAACTAAAAAATATCGTTCGAAAAATTCACTCAGCGGTCTTGCACTATTGACAATACTTTATTAATATATAGCACACTTCGTGGTGCCAATTCAAAATTGAGCGATGAGAGCAAAAAATTATACCCTGCACCAGGTGCACCATATCAGCAGAAGTGCACCATGCCAATGAAATTTCACGATATGACTAGACAAACCATGTATTTCCTGCTGCCTTTCTCATTGGGCGGATTGAGGGAATTGACTGCGGACTCACGATTGATCCAAATAAGGAAGTGGATGTTGGTGACCTTCTTGGAATTGAGGGAGGTGTCATTGAGGGGGAGCtcgaaggagaagagggagatgAGGGGGCGGATGACGTTCTTGCGAGCGAACTCCTCCTAGACGATAGGGTTGTGGGCGGTCATCCGGGGGACAAGGTAGGCTTGAACGTATATTGGGTTATTAGTAAGGACTTGGACCATGACATGGACGATGAGGTTCACGATGATGAGGGAGATGAGCATGCGGTCGGCGGAGAGATTAGTGAGGGCAACGATGATGCCAATCTGGGCATCGAGGGAGGCGACACCATTGTGGAGGAGGGCGAGTAGCAACAGGACACCGCCCTCCTCGATGATGATCTTCTTGTTGCAGCTGCTATTAAGTGCGAGGTTGGCAAGGGAGGTCATAGCTTCGGTATGGTCGGAGAGGTGGGTGACTATCTGGACAGTAGCGACACAGGACCAGATGATGAATCAGTGTCATTATCACGAAACCTAGGAGTGGATTTGGTTGGTGGTGGCAATGGAGGAAACTCTATTGAGGGTGGGAGAGGGCCAATAGATTTTCTATACTAGCAAAAGTCACCCAACTCTCCTCCTTTTAACTTATGCCGGCATGGATTGCTTGGCTACGTGGCAAAATTTATTAGCGTGGCGCATTTGGTGTAGGTATAATTTTTCGATGAGAATAAAGCACACCAGTTAAGTGTCTTTTGGAGATATAGTTTGgagttataaaatattttcaattataatttttatcaactAATCAGTAATGCATTTTAAACTTTAAAGAGTTTCCATTGGAGCTTGTTGGGACCCACCACTCTTGGCTAATCCAGAATTTTTGATGGATAAGCTAGGATATAGTCCTTATTTTTGTTACACTTTcataacaaaaaatatttttatggcAGGTAGCAATGTTTAAACTTAGaagaaatgaaccattgcaATAGCAAAATACATGGACCAACCTTTTCTTCCTTGTCCTATTGTTTATTCAAAAGAAATTTATAATGGTTGAGACTTGTCCATTCCTCTCCATAATTTATTAATCTATTTTCTCATCTTTCCTATTTTTAGAATATCCACAAATCACCCGGTTTTGCAACCTAAAACCAGGCATCCAATCCGACTGGGTGGGATAAAATTTCCTTTTTcctaaacaaacaaaaataatctcATTTGTTGTGTTTGGCCTTCACCAAAACCTTATAAATCTGCAATTTTCTCAATCATGTCAAGGTTCAAGTCTGTTTAGGGCGAGATGAATTTTCATTTTCCTTCTTTCAAGCAACAAAATGATCTTGTTGTGTAGTTGTAGACCTTCACCATTATCATTATTTCACTAGCATATAACCGATGCaatatgcaagatatgatttttTATCTTATTTCCAACTAATCTTGAAATGCTATATAGTAATGtaacaaattataataaatagaatatTTCAATACTCAaaattttattgcatattaaGCAATAAACTTTAAAAATGGTCAAGACAACTCCCATCATTAATTTCCGCATCTTTAATATAGATGTCCACATCTCAAATGGAGAACTCTATATATATTGAGCCTCTATGCAGAAATTCTTATAATTATACTAGATCTCCATAATGTGTAGGGTACttttttttaaactattttttaaATACAATGTAATAATGTAAcaatttataataaataaaaagtttCGAAAGTCAATTCTTTTTTGCATATTAAGAAGTAAATTTTAATTATGGCTTATCAAAAACTTTTGTTATTAATATTGGCATCCACATAATGCAAAACTCTTCACAAATTGAACCTCTGTGTAGAAACTCTCGCTATTAATATTGGTGTCATTGATACAAGCGTTCGAATTGTGAATGAAGAACTCTGTATAATTTAAGCCATATTAAGCAATAAATTCTACTAATGGCTGAGTAAAAACTTCTATTATTAGTACTGGTGTCTCCATCTCGAACGGAAAACGTTGCACAAAAACAACCATACAGAAACTTTAGTCATTAATACCAATCTCATGTGATGCATGAGGTACagtctttttctccttttttttaactattttagAAATACAATATAACAATGCAATTGTAATAAATAAAAGGGTTTAATAATTGAATTTCTATTGTACATTCTATAATAAACTTTAATGATGGAAAAATACATTAATGCCAGCATCCTTAATATTTGTTGCAATTTAAACAATGAACTTTATTGATAACCTAGCACACTAATAACAGTGTCCACATAATGAATAGAGAACTTTATACAAGTGAGTCTTCATTTTAGATATATAATAGATAACACATTGTAGTCAGGCTTCCAATCTGATTGGAGAGCacaattttctttttccattttttaaaataataaaaattctaTTATTTAATTGTAATGAACCTTATTGGACATATTATTTGATAACTCATTCTATCTAGCCAAGATTTTGGTGCGGCTATGatggtgtttttttttctaagcaTCAAGTTTAGTCCACGGATTCCGTTATGGCATTAATTCATTATAAGATATCCCcatcaaaattattattaattgtTATAATGCTTAGAATTAATCATTGTTATTTGTCTCAAAACATATCTATCAAATTTCTTAATATTACAATTATTAGCATTCAATGATATCATAATACTAATAATCGgtagtaataaaaaaaaaataatgctgTATAGTGGATAAAATAATTGTTTTTATTAGAGCAAGATCTTTCTAAAGAAAATTGGATGcacaaaattttgaaaaaaatagtaCTTTATCCAAATAtgatacaagtgcaattaagaGCTCTATAAGATTAATGTTAGTGAATGTTTCAAGGAAAATAATTGCTCTACCATATCTTGCCCTTAAATGGAGTATAATGCCCTTCATTAGCCATTACAAAGGAAAATTAGATAATCACAATaaatctatttatatataacaGCTGCTTATATAGATGCCCGTTGATTTCTAGAACTAAAGTACCAACATTTTGCTTTTttcatgtgttttttttttttcaaacatcTGAGACAATGTTGTTTAAAGAAATTGGTCTCTATTTTGTGTCTTAGAGAAGTAAGGTTAATAATTTCAATTTATTGGTGGCAAATTAACATTTGCCTAACCATTATGCTACAGCTTAGTCAATAATAATTCATATgaatcaataattaattaaaatattatgaCTTTTCTCGATCGACAAATGCCTTAAGAGCTTGAGAATCTGCTTTTTACCAGATCATCAAATCTCAATTATTGTTAGTAATACAATTTGTATTATTAGGAATTTGGATGGTCTATATAGCTCTATTACTATATTACCTGAGAATACAGTTTGTATTATTGAAATTTGAGAATACAGAATATTGAGTACAAGCAGTATTGTTTGTTCTGACGCGTAGCTTTCCATTCTATTGAATCCAAGCATATAACCATATATTATAAATACTTTCAACCCTCTATATGTATccaaaatatcattttcatcaCTTCCTTCTAAAATATTATGATGATGAAGAATGCAATGGTATGCGAACTTAGAGTAAGttcgttttcctttttttaaaggTGCGCACTTTACTCTAACTACGCTTACGAGCAAGGTCCAACGAATATTGTAATGTTTGAGCAATTTCAAAGGTCTCTCATCATGTCGAGCATGATAGTAATGAAAATTTAATAAACAAATATCATCTGATATTTCTCCATTAGAACAGGGATTCGGATACAGGGGAGGACGAAGGCTATTTGGCAGCCTTTCGTCTTCAAGAATGTGTCGGATCTCTGCGTCTGATGTGGTAGAATAGGGCATCTCGAGCCGGCGTGTGGGTTTGGGGTTTCGGCTCCGACCGGCGCGATTTCATCTGGGGAGGTGGGCTCCGGCCTGATCTACGGCCCGTGGCTGGTGACATCCCGCGCCCGACAGCCACGGGAGAACGGTCTGCCGGAGCGGGGGAAGGTGACCGTGTTTCCTACTGGGTCCCCCTTTCCTCGACCCACTCCGCCGCTTCCCCTGTCCAGCTCTCCGGTGTCCCCGCCGGATCTAGAGGGCTGGCAAAAGCCTTCTAAGGTGGCCCGCCGACAGTCCCCGCCGGTGGCGGCGGACCTGGCACCCGGTGGGCAAGAGGGGAGCTCCCGAGTTGATTCGGCCGACGACTCGATCGTGGGACGGTTTGACTCGGTGCTCTCGGCGATCGGGATCGGGCTGCCGGGGACTCGGGCCGGCCTGTCAGATCAGGTCGGGCCGAGCTTTGGGTCGATGGGCCAGCCCGGGGTTTAGCCCAAGAAGAGGCTCAGGAACCTTGGGCTTTTACTGGATGTGGGCCGTTCTCTAGGCCGGGGTCGGGCGGGCCACAGGGGCGGCCTAGCCGGGCCAGCGACCCACGGGGCACGTGTGCTCCGCGTGGTTTACGCGGTGAACCGCGCGTCGGGTTCCCAGGCCCGTCGCGCGGAGGTCCGTGCGTGGCCCAGCGTGGCTGGGTCTCGCGCGTATGATCGCGGTAAGGCCCCTGTGGGCGGGGGTCTGCCACTGTTCACGGCCTAAACGGGCCTTATGGGGCCTGACATAGGGCCTGTGGCCCAGGTTGCGGGGCCCAGTGATGGTGGGTTCCACTTTGGGGCCCAGGCCTCCGGGGTGGATCCGTCGTCTGTGAGCCCCACTACTCTAGGCTCTCTAGAGGTGGATATGGGGCAGGGAGATGGTGCCTCTGGTGGGCCAGATCCAGGTGATATGACTAGGACGAGTGAGGTTCCTGTCTGCGTTGACTGCCCTATGAGTGACTCTTTGGTGGGGCGGGATACGCTTGCACTGGTGGAGCCGGGGGTAGGTGACTCGAGTGGTCATGAGGGGGCTACTCGCACGACCGTGGATCACTCGATTGTCGTTCAACGGGTGAAGGCGGCTGTGCTGCGAGTCATGTCCGGGACCAGTATGGATGAGGGTCAGCAGGTTGACCCTGATCACGAGGTGGTGATGGACCCTATGGCCCAGAGGGTTGATGTGCCTGTGGCCGACCTCTCGGACTTTTTTCCATAAGGATTCTTGCGTGGAACTATAGGGGGGCGGCAAAGCCGGCCTTCATGTCATCCTTTAGGCGGTTGGTCCAGATCCATAGTCCGGAGATCTACCTACTCTATGAAACACGACTATCCGGTAGAGGACTCAGTCGTGTTTTACGGCGGTTAGAGGTTGACTGGGAGTCGTATGCAGTAGATTCCCGGGGTTGTTGGGGGGCATTGTGGCTCTGTGGAAGCGGGGTGTGGCTACGGTTGACGTATTCCACAACTGCTCCCAACAGGTCATCATGATCATCTCGGAACCTAATGCTGCATCGTGGGTCTTGTGCGGAGTGTATGCTAGTACAAACCATCGGACTAGGAGGGTTCTATGGGACGAGCTCACCCACTTAATTGCTCAGGGACTTTCGTCTGCGATGGTGGGTGACTTCAATTGCATCTTGGAGGAGTGTGAGAAACGAGGAGGCAGGGCCTTCACTGACTCTGTGGATAGGAGGGAGTTCCGCGATTTTCTCTCGCGGAACGGCCTAGTAGATCTGGGTTTCTCCGGTCCGCGTCTCACTTGGTGTAACAACCAATCCGAACAAGCTAGGGTGTGGGAGCGACTGGATAGGGTTGTTGCTTCCACTGACTGGCTCATCAGATTCCCATCCTATAGGGTTAGTCATCTTTCTCGGATTGCTTCGGATCATTGTCCTTTGCTGTTTTCGACGGTATCAGGTTCGAGTCACCAGAGCCCATTTCGTTTCGAGAAAGTCTGGCTATCCTTCCCTCAATCCTGGGACATTGTCCGGGGAGCTTGGGGCCTGCCGGTCCGTGGCGACACCATGCAGAGGGTTTCACGAAAACTGGAGTTGACCAAGCGACGGCTACGTCGCTGGAACCGGGAGGTCGTAGGTGATATTTTTAGGAAGCTGGAAGATGTGGAGGCTGCGATTGCTGACCTCCAAAGTAGGGAAGATCAGGTGGGCGGGCTCCCCGAGGCTGATATGGTGAGCCTCTGGGGACTTCTCGCCACCCACCACTCGATCCTGCGTCAACATGAGATCTTCTGGAGATAAAAATCCAGAATTCAGTGGGTCAGAGAGGGTGACCGGAACACTAGGTTCTTTCACCGATCGACGGTTATTAGGAGGCAGAGGAACACTATTCATTCCTTGTGGGATGAGCGAGGTCACTGGGTGGAGGATGACTCGGCGATCAGCCACATCCTACTCGAGTTCTTTCGCTCCCGTTGGACGGAGGATAGTGGGTCGGACGTCGCCGGCCTGCTCCCGAGAGCTGAATCCCAAATCGGGGTGGCTGAGAATGCACTGTTGGTTCGACCAGTGACGGAGGGGGAGGTGCGAGAGGCTGTCTGGGCTCTGGGTGAGGACAGGGCTCCGAGCCCAGATGccttcccccctttctttttccGGAGATACTGGAGTATCGTCCGGATCGTAGTGGTAGAAGCGGTCTTGTGTTTCTTTAGTCGGTCAGGTATGCCTGACGACTGGAAGGCCACATTTGCCACGCTAATACCTAAGCGAGCGGACGCGTCCGAGCCGAGCCATTTTAGACCGATCAGTTTGTGCACTACTTTATACAAAGTTGTGGCAAGAATACTGATGGATCGTATGAAGCCCTTTCTCTCCGGCATTATTTGTCAAGAGCAAGGTGCTTTTGTTGGAGGTAGGAGTATTTCCGATAACGTTATGGTGGCCcaagagatgatgtgggatcttcgaCGGGCCCCAAAGCGACGGAGCCTGATGGCTATTAAGCTGGATATGGAACGAGCTTACGATAGAATCAGGTGAAGCTTTCTTAGGCTAGCTTTGGAGAGTCTGGGTTTCCATGAGACCTGGATTGGTTGGGTTATGGGGTGTGTCCGGAGTCCGTGGTTTTCCATCTTGATCAACGGCTCTCCGTCCCCACTCTTTTGTTCTACGATGGGGCTTCGGCAGGGATGCCCGCTATCTCCGTACCTGTTCATCATCTGTTCTGATGTCTTGTCTCGATCATTGCGGGCTGCGTGTGCTGCCGGAGAGTTGGAGGCTTACGTCCCAACTCTAGGGGCCCAGCCGATTTCACATTTACTTTTTGCCGATGACTGGCTCCTCCTGATGCGTGCCCGCGTAGCAGACGCCCAGGCTATTAGGTGGGCTTTGGCCGCCTATTGCTATGCATCCGGTCAGAGAGTGAATGCCCAgaaatcctccatctcctttagCCCGAGTTCGCCACCCGGGGTTCGACATGAGATTCGGAGGATTCTGGAGATGCCTGAGCAGGACGAGACCTGGACATACCTGGGTGTTCCGATCACAGGTAGGAGACTGCGTGTATCTGAGTGCTCCGAGATGGTGCAACAGGTCCAGAGTAGGCTAGAGGGCTGGCGAGCAGCGTCtctatctatgatgggtagAGTTTTGCTGATTAGATCTGTTTTGGGCTCTATGCCTATCTATCTCATGACCAACACGGTGGTACCAAGGTCAACCCTACTGAAGATCGAGCGACTGATTCGGGGCTTCTTATGGGGCTCGCTTGGTGGGGGCCGTGGGGTGCACCTGGTGGCATGGGAGAGTATTTGCCTCCCTCTCAGGGAGGGTGGCCTTGGGGTGTTGTCTCTCCTGGAGAGACGAGAGCTGCTCCTCCCGGCATGCTTCCCGCCTCATCCTGGAGCGGCAGGGTTTCTAGAGCCGGATCATGACTGCCCGCTATGGGGGGGTAGGCCTGGAGGGTGGGGTTCGAGGAGGGCGGAGATGTTCCTTTTTATGGCGTGAGATAGCGAGATACGTGCCCATGGTGTCGGATCACACCCGATGGCTGATAGGCGATGGCCGCAGCATCGATGTGACCAGGGACCCATGGGTTGATGGCCTCCCCTTGTGCCGTTGGCCGACTACTGTTAGTGTCGAGGCTGGGGAGGGTTTACAGGTCTGTGATCTTATGACCCTCGGGGAGGCCGGCTGGGACGAGATTCGATTAGCCCGTTTCTTCGGGGAGCATCTGGCGGAGCGGGTTCGCTTCCTCCCTCTACCACAGAGCGGTGGACCAGATGTACGAGTGTGGAGTTCCTCGACCAGTCCCAGAGTCAGGATGGGCGTCCTTTCCCGCATTCTTAGGCGGGAGTACGAGCCGGGTCCTAATTGTGCCTGGATCTGGCGATTGGGCCTCCTCCCGAGGGTTGCGTTGTTCCTTTGGAAGGTGGTCTGGGACCGTCTTCCAACGAGAGCAGTACTTGGCGAACGAGGATTGAAGATCCCCCTGGAGAGTGGGGTTTGCGGTGTGGCCGAGACGGTCGACCATGCCTTGTTTCGGTGCTCATGGGCGAGGGACACCTGGCGTCTAACAGGGGTTCCGCAGCCGGTGTGGAGCTGTAGAGACCAGTTCTTACAGGCCATGCGCCAGGGCTCGGAGTCCCCGGTGCTTCGTCAGGAGGTGACTCGAGTGAGCTGTACTGCCTACCAGATCTGGTTGGCCAGGAACGCCCGTATATTCGGTGAACGATGTATGTCGCCGAGATTTGTGGTCGAGAGTGCCTGTAGTCAGGCGGCAGAGATGTGTCACACCTGCACCACCGGAGGGAtcttgacagctcgggacatctggggctcCCACCCTGCTTCGGCAGTATCCcatacggtgtttttcacctgggagcccccacccccgagtttcctcaaggtcaactttaaTGGGTCAGTCCTGGATGGTGGCACGAGGGGAGGTGCGGGTTTCGTCATTCGGGACCCTTTCACTAGGGTTGTGGCCGTTGGTGGCAGTCATTTATTTGACACCTCGATTCCGAGCGCGGAGCTGAGAGCTGCCTGGGCGGGCCTTCGACATGCCTGGTGCGTGTTACAAGCTAGGACTATCATCCTAGAGGGTGATTCAGCCACCGTTATCAGTTGGATCCGAGAGGGTCCTAGGGTTGACGTCAGTGACCACCCATTGCTTCATGACATATGGACTATGGCGAGGGATGGATGGGCATTTCAGGCTAAGCATATCTACCGTGAAGCCAATggtgctgcggattgggtggctgcaTATGTAGCTCGCCATTCCGGAGACACCTTGTGGACTGGAGATGGGGAGCTGCCTTTGGCACTCCaaggtatcctattttttgactttattgggtgtatccgtacccgtcaggtatgatccacccgtattagcaaaaaaaaaaaaaaaaagcagtcaTATGATAACAATAGTTACAGCCTTTTAACATTTTTATGTTTATTTaactaaaataatatattcaaAATCAGATCTCTACGCCATCTAGTACTATAAATGTTTATCCAATGAAAGGATGATTTAAGCAAATAACTTCTctaaaaaaattgaataaaaaaTCATTCATTCAAAAagaataataattaattattttttaaatgggAAAAACGGCCTGCATAAcagtaataattttttttgcaaGATACTTTCAGTCAAAGATCTGGACAAATAGTGGTAACTAAGAAAAAAAGATAAGTACAGCTATTATTCAAGCATAACGGCACTGATCTTTCTGAGGACCGCTAAGTTATTTTATGATTGTAGGACCCCAACATTAATCAACAAGTCTGTTTTCTTGTGATTGAATCATTGTTGGTCTATGAAAGCTCCCTCTATGTTCATTTGATTAAGACTAGCTCGGTGGCCAAAGGCTTCAGCGGGGAGAGTGATtgatggaggaggagaaggcgaaACTGGAAGCAAGGGGCCAACGGGCCGCCTGTGCTTGTCTGCTTGCTAAAGTGCGGAATTCATACGGACTTGACCCCATGAaaactctctctcctcttttgcTGGCTTGTTTATCTGCTGATACTTTGTCATGGAAGTTGATGGGAGAATTGAAAAATACCATCAGCTATATAATTGCATGAGTTCTGTTGTGTAGTagaattaat
Proteins encoded in this window:
- the LOC120104326 gene encoding ethylene-responsive transcription factor ERF043-like; amino-acid sequence: MAGTESPKATTPKQPPKSSNGRRFVGVRQRPSGRWVAEIKDSSQRLRLWLGTFDTPEEAARAYDEAARALRGENARTNFVTNPNSPPRDFSSANGPFFLDSDVRRGGGGGGFSSLRARLSKNFQNIMARTADNNRSSKTRVSDQFTFASIFHCRGNSFQQCLMDTVSIEKSVQPSFIVPRPAEEQSEWGSSECVGLGPHATNSWDEPMNACDVGIPQRGFSDQMMWGIDGGEVGGRGEKELTCSRRFKVSSSIIVPPTFSASPSLGEN